The nucleotide sequence AATTATCAAAGGCCTTCCCAGGAGTTTAAAGATTGTTGACCTGTCTGCTGTATGCATGGGATAACCTTGCATTGCTTTTGGAATTTGTTTGTTGGCATTCTACTGTACCTTAAAAGCTTCCAAACGTTCTCATTTTAATGTTTACGTGATGCTGTTTTCAGGACTTCCGTCTACGAGACATCTCGGAGTATGAAGAATGGTATGGTCAGGTACACAGAGCGCCAGAGTTGCAGGTAAGATAGTCTCCTCTTCATATCAAAACTTGTATGGAATTATTAAGTCCACcatcttctaaaaaaaaaaaaaatctgatatGATTAATTTGTTGTCATAAAGTGCATTTTGGATTTGTAGAAACTGTATATACCTATAAAACGCAGGCACCATCTTGCTCTTATTTATTGGAACTTATTGCTCTGCTAATTTTAAAAAGTGGCTATCTTCTTGGATTCAGAAAGAAGTTGTCTATGGTTTGACAGAGATTTTGAGGGAGGAGATAAAAGGTGCACGCCTAGTTGCTAACCCTGGTTGTTATCCAACTTCTGTTCAACTTCCACTTGTTCCATTGATAAAGGTGTGTGTTATATATTTAAGTTCACAGAAAATTACATGTTCTTATGAAATATTTGCTCGAGGTCAATTCACTCCCTGTTTAAGATGTAACAACCTATATACAGACAGGAGAGTGTCACTCTCTGAAATAGAAACCATAATCAAGTATGCCTTATCATTCTCCTAATGCATTTTTCTCGCAGGCCAATCTCATTGaacctaaaaatattattattgacTCAAAGTCTGGTGTTAGCGGAGCAGGTTAGGATTTGATTGTAGTTTATAACATTTCCATGCAAAATTTTACCCTATATACTCTTAGTGCTCCATTGTTGACTTGTACAACCTGCTTAATCGTGCAGGGCGTGGTGCCAAGGAGGCAAACTTGTACACTGAAATAGCCGAGGGCATATATTCTTATGGTGTTACTCGTCACCGTCATGGTAAGATTTTGAATTTAtacaaattttatattttaacttGTCTGACAGAAGAAAAACAATCACGAGATATTCTTGGTACTTATATAAAGTTATTTATTTGTGGAAGGATTGCCATGAATTTATGAAGAGGTAGAAACTTTAAACACTAGAGGTCATATgtgtgtttttatttaattacttaCATTATGTAGTGACCTGGATCATCATTTTTGTGAAATTCAGTTCCGGAAATTGAGCAGGGACTATCTGATGCTGCAAGTTCAAAAGTAACCGTTAGTTTTACTCCACATCTAATGCCAATGGTAACTACTAGCCCCATATGCATTTAGAGAATCCATATTTTCCAATTCATTCTTTGCTAACAAAGGACTAAGCACTATTATATTTTGTCATTTAGAGTCGTGGTATGCAATCCACTATCTATGTGGAACTGTCTCCGGGGCTAAATTTCAAGGACTTGCACCAACACCTCAAGTTATCCTACGAGGTATACtgctttactttttcttttgctgCTTGGCTCCTTATCTCATCCATCTCTAATAATCAGTGTGAATAAAAGCGTTTGTATCGCATTTGGTCCCTGAAACTGAACTTTCAATTAAAATGGtcgttgaaattgaaaatcgatcaatttGGTCCCTTAAAATGCATGTTGCACATCaatttggtccttccgttacgATTCTGTTATTTATTCTGTTAGTGTACTGGCGTGGCATACATGTGGGGCCCACAAGTcaacaaattatttaaaaaaaaaagtgtttcaAAAGTTAAAAAACAAAGCCGAAAGTTTGACCTCATCTTCTTCGTTCTCTGACTCTGCCATCATGTATCTTTCTAAGCTCTCCTCAATATGTGCCAGGAGCCAAAATGTGGTCTTGTTCTTCAAACACACAACCTTCATTCTCATTCCAAAAACTCTCTCGGCTTCCTCTCTTTCCCTAAAAGATTCATCACTTTCCAAAGAATCCCTACCATATCCCGATCACCACCATCTGCATCCTCATAAATTCCATGTTGATTGGCCCTGGGTAGGCCAGCCGATTGAGGTTTCGGCTgaggcggtggtggtggtgagctGTCTTCTAATTCAGAGTTGATGACAACAGAAGACAATGAATCAAAGACTAGTGGTGTTGCACTGCTGCTTCTGCAACTTCTTGTTTATATTGAGATGCAGGTCAGATGGAGCAGTTCATGTTTATTATGTCAATTTGATTTGAATTTCATTGCACCTACATTGCTTCAGCAAccactcatttttcttttttcatttttttctctgtttttatagatttagaagtttaaaaaatacaaatgatttatgattatttttatataatctaGTTGGAATCATACTTTTAGACTTGTGGGCCCCACACGTATGACACATCAGAACACTAACATAATAAATAACAGAATGGTAAGGGAGGACCAAATTGATGTGCATGTGCAACACCCATTTTCAAGTACCAAATTGATCGATTTTCAGTTTCAGGTACCATTTTGATTGAAAAGTTCAATTTGAGGGACCAAATGTGATAAAACCCTTTAATAAAACATGTCATATATATCTTGTGGCCCTTAATCTCCCTGCAGTGTAGCATTGGCAGTGGGAAGCACATTATTCTTGCGTTCATATTGCTTAGATGCCTATATGATATGTGTTTTTCTCTACTCGTGTTGGTGCGATGGATGAAACTGTTGTTATCCTTAATCTTAACAAACCTATTTCCCTTTTTCAGGAtgaagaatttgtagttgtgtTGGAGGAAGGAGCTGTTCCTCGCACTCATAATACTCGAGGATCCAACTATTGTTTCATCAATGTCTTTCCTGATAGAATTCCTGGGAGAGCAATAATAATTTCTGTTGTATGTTTTATGTTCCCTGTCTTTGTTTTGAAAATTTCTGCTTCCAAGTTCCATGTGAGTCTGTGGACATATTTTGTAATCGGTTGACATGACAGCCAAGCTTTTGAATTTGTTGTTGCAGATTGATAATCTTGTGAAGGGAGCTTCAGGTCAAGCCTTACAGAATCTTAATGTGATGATGGGATTTCCAGAAAACACAGGGCTTCTTTATCAGCCCTTGTTTCCTTAGCATATAAGTTCATCGCACATGAGTAAGCAGATGAGTCTAAACTAGGTACTTTAGCTCTTGTGCCATTTTGGTTGCTGTTATCATAGTAGCTTCTCTTTTGCATAAATACAATCGATCAACTTTATAATATGATCACCATTTTGCGCTTGCTCCCTCGTGACATCTTTATTGTATAAGACCATCACAACATCGTGCAGGCTCTGTTGTTTATCGTTCATTGTCAgtccaaaaaaaaatacatcTCACTGAGAATATCTTGA is from Malus sylvestris chromosome 5, drMalSylv7.2, whole genome shotgun sequence and encodes:
- the LOC126620687 gene encoding probable N-acetyl-gamma-glutamyl-phosphate reductase, chloroplastic, whose protein sequence is MTSATFSSIFSRTGCLRKDGVSSSKADTWNAKKVFVKCSVSTKTQKAEKEVRLGVLGASGYTGSEIVRLLANHPHFGITLMTADRKAGQSIGSVFPHLVSQDLPKMVAIKDADFSDVDAVFCCLPHGTTQEIIKGLPRSLKIVDLSADFRLRDISEYEEWYGQVHRAPELQKEVVYGLTEILREEIKGARLVANPGCYPTSVQLPLVPLIKANLIEPKNIIIDSKSGVSGAGRGAKEANLYTEIAEGIYSYGVTRHRHVPEIEQGLSDAASSKVTVSFTPHLMPMSRGMQSTIYVELSPGLNFKDLHQHLKLSYEDEEFVVVLEEGAVPRTHNTRGSNYCFINVFPDRIPGRAIIISVIDNLVKGASGQALQNLNVMMGFPENTGLLYQPLFP